A DNA window from Camelina sativa cultivar DH55 chromosome 13, Cs, whole genome shotgun sequence contains the following coding sequences:
- the LOC104735670 gene encoding thioredoxin F2, chloroplastic-like has translation MPLSLRIAPSPTAFRCSPSSSSSGGFVPVKQHCRILSSGAVGTRIGFCSGGVLDSGKRCGSYVARCSLETVNVSVGQVTEVDKDTLWPIVKAAGDKIVVLDMYTQWCGPCKVIAPKYKELSEKYQDMVFLKLDCNQDNKPLAKELGIRVVPTFKILKDNKVIKEVTGAKYEDLLAAIDAARSG, from the exons atgcCTCTATCTCTCCGAATCGCTCCATCTCCAACGGCTTTCCGTTGCTCTCCGAGTTCATCTTCCTCCGGTGGATTTGTCCCCGTGAAGCAGCACTGTCGGATCCTGAGTTCCGGTGCCGTCGGGACGAGAATCGGGTTCTGTTCTGGTGGTGTTTTAGATTCCGGGAAGAGGTGCGGTTCTTATGTGGCGAGGTGTAGCTTAGAAACAGTGAATGTCAGTGTTGGTCAGGTTACGGAGGTTGATAAGGATACGTTGTGGCCAATTGTTAAAGCCGCCGGTGATAAGATTGTTGTTCTCGATATGTACACTCAGTG GTGTGGTCCTTGCAAAGTGATTGCTCCCAAATACAAAGAGCTATCTGAGAAGTACCAGGATATGGTGTTTCTTAAGCTTGACTGCAACCAAGACAACAAG CCATTGGCAAAGGAGCTAGGAATTAGAGTGGTTCCGACCTTTAAGATCTTGAAGGACAACAAAGTAATAAAGGAAGTGACAGGGGCTAAATATGAAGATTTACTTGCAGCCATTGATGCAGCAAGGTCAGGCTGA
- the LOC104735669 gene encoding pentatricopeptide repeat-containing protein At5g16420, mitochondrial, giving the protein MKTAAMVLPRVNVTPFPALVTSRRIFSASSGDSLQQYITEKPPIKPWPQRLFPKRLVSMITQQQNIDLALQIFLYAGKSHPGFTHNYDTYHSILFKLSRARAFDPVESIMADLRNSYPPIRCGENLFIDLLRNYGLAGRYEASVRIFLRIPDFGVKRSVRSLNTLLNVLIQNQRFDLVHAMFKNSKESFGITPNIFTCNLLVKALCKKNDIESAYKVLDEIPAMGLVANLVTYTTILGGYVARGDMEAAKRVLGEMLDRGWYPDATTYTVLMDGYCKLGRFSEAAMVMDDMEKNEIEPNEVTYGVMIRGLCKEKKSGEARNMFDEMLDRSFMPDSSLCCKVIDALCEDHKVDEACALWRKMLKNNCMPDNALLSTLIHWLCKEGRVSEARRLFDEFEKGSIPSLLTYNTLISGMCEKGELTEAGRLWDDMVERKCKPNAFTYKVLIEGLSKNGNVKESVRVLEEMLENGCFPNKTTFLILFEGLQELGKEEDAIKIVSMAVMSGKVDKESWELFLKKFAGELDKGVLVLNELLHEISVS; this is encoded by the coding sequence ATGAAAACGGCAGCGATGGTCCTTCCCCGCGTGAACGTTACTCCCTTCCCTGCACTCGTAACGTCTCGTCGTATCTTCTCTGCCTCCTCCGGGGACTCTCTTCAGCAATACATCACTGAGAAACCACCGATCAAACCGTGGCCGCAGAGGCTATTCCCAAAGCGGTTAGTCTCAATGATCACCCAACAGCAAAACATCGATCTCGCTCTCCAGATATTTCTCTACGCCGGTAAATCCCACCCCGGATTTACTCACAATTACGATACTTACCATTCAATTCTCTTCAAACTATCCCGTGCTCGTGCTTTCGATCCCGTTGAGTCTATCATGGCGGATCTTCGGAACTCTTACCCGCCGATCAGATGCGGCGAGAATCTATTCATCGACTTGCTTCGTAACTACGGTCTCGCGGGTCGGTACGAAGCTTCTGTGAGGATCTTTCTTCGAATCCCTGATTTTGGTGTGAAACGCTCCGTTAGATCGTTGAACACACTCTTAAACGTTTTGATACAGAATCAgagatttgatttggttcatgCCATGTTTAAGAACAGTAAGGAGTCTTTTGGAATCACGCCCAACATCTTCACTTGTAATCTATTAGTCAAAGCTCTCTGCAAGAAAAATGATATAGAAAGTGCATATAAAGTGCTCGACGAAATTCCCGCTATGGGTTTGGTAGCAAATTTGGTGACTTACACTACGATTTTAGGTGGGTACGTTGCTAGAGGTGATATGGAAGCGGCTAAGAGGGTTTTGGGGGAGATGTTGGATCGTGGTTGGTATCCGGATGCGACTACTTACACTGTTCTCATGGATGGTTACTGTAAGCTAGGGAGATTCTCTGAGGCGGCTATGGTTATGGATGACATGGAAAAGAACGAGATTGAGCCAAATGAAGTGACGTATGGAGTTATGATCCGAGGTTTATGTAAGGAGAAGAAATCAGGGGAAGCACGTAACATGTTCGATGAAATGCTCGATAGAAGTTTCATGCCAGATTCTTCTCTTTGTTGTAAAGTTATTGACGCGTTGTGTGAAGATCACAAGGTAGATGAAGCTTGTGCTCTGTGGAGAAAAATGTTGAAGAACAATTGTATGCCTGATAATGCTCTTCTAAGCACTCTCATCCATTGGCTTTGCAAAGAAGGGAGAGTTTCCGAAGCAAGGAGATTGTTCGACGAGTTTGAGAAAGGCTCGATCCCTAGTCTCTTGACGTACAACACGTTGATTTCTGGTATGTGTGAGAAGGGCGAGTTGACAGAGGCGGGTCGTTTATGGGACGATATGGTTGAGAGGAAATGCAAGCCGAATGCTTTTACATATAAAGTTTTGATCGAAGGCTTGTCCAAGAACGGAAATGTTAAGGAAAGTGTTAGGGTGCTTGAAGAGATGCTGGAGAATGGTTGTTTTCCTAACAAAACAACGTTCTTGATATTGTTCGAAGGGTTGCAGGAGTTAGGGAAAGAAGAGGATGCGATTAAGATTGTCTCAATGGCTGTTATGAGCGGGAAAGTTGATAAAGAATCTTGGGAACTTTTTTTGAAGAAGTTTGCTGGCGAACTGGATAAAGGGGTTTTGGTTCTTAACGAGTTGTTGCATGAAATATCTGTCTCTTGA
- the LOC104735671 gene encoding isopentenyl-diphosphate Delta-isomerase I, chloroplastic-like, translating to MTTASSLFSFSSFHLRSLLPLSSPPSSSRFAPLLLSPIRSPAPRNHLSFRAFSAVNMTDTNGAGMDAVQRRLMFEDECILVDENDRVVGHDTKYNCHLMEKIEAENLLHRAFSVFLFNSKYQLLLQQRSKTKVTFPLVWTNTCCSHPLYRESELIEEKVLGVRNAAQRKLLDELGIVAEDVPVDEFTPLGRMLYKAPSAGKWGEHELDYLLFIVRDVKLQPNPDEVAEIKYVSREELKELVKKADAGDEAVKLSPWFRLVVDNCLMKWWDHVEKGTLIEAVDMKTIHKL from the exons ATGACTACTGCTTCTTCACTATTTAGCTTCTCTTCATTTCATCTCAGATCCctccttcctctctcttctcctccttcctcttCCCGTTTTgcccctcttcttctttctccgaTCCGATCTCCGGCGCCGAGGAATCATCTGTCTTTCCGCGCTTTCTCAGCCGTCAACATGACCGATACTAACGGTGCCGGCATGGACGCTGTTCAGAGACGGCTCATGTTTGAAGACGA ATGCATTCTCGTTGATGAAAACGATCGTGTGGTGGGTCATGACACTAAATATAACT GTCATTTGATGGAAAAGATTGAGGCTGAAAATTTACTTCACAGAGCTTTCAGTGTGTTTTTATTCAACTCCAAGTATCAGTTGCTTCTCCAG CAACGGTCAAAAACAAAGGTTACTTTCCCACTTGTGTGGACAAACACTTGTTGCAGCCATCCTCTTTACCGTGAATCGGAGCTTATTGAAGAGAAAGTCCTTG GTGTAAGAAATGCAGCACAGAGGAAGCTTCTGGATGAGCTCGGTATTGTAGCTGAAGATGTACCAGTCGATGAGTTCACTCCCTTAGGACGCATGCTTTACAAGGCACCTTCTGCTGGCAAATGGGGCGAGCACGAAC TTGACTATCTACTTTTTATCGTGCGGGATGTGAAGCTTCAACCAAACCCAGATGAAGTGGCTGAAATCAAGTATGTGAGCAGGGAAGAGCTTAAGGAGCTGGTGAAGAAAGCAGATGCAGGTGATGAAGCTGTGAAACTGTCCCCATGGTTTAGATTGGTGGTAGACAATTGCTTGATGAAATGGTGGGATCATGTTGAGAAAGGAACCCTCATTGAAGCTGTAGACATGAAAACCATTCACAAGCTCTGA
- the LOC104735672 gene encoding putative 4-hydroxy-4-methyl-2-oxoglutarate aldolase 2 isoform X2, protein MAFVTTAEVCDANQELIRSGQLRALQPIFQIYGRRQIFSGPVVTVKVFEDNGLIRQFLEEKGNGRVLVVDGGGSQRCAILGGNPVVQAQNNGWAGIVVNGCIRDVDEINGCDIGVRALASHPIKASKKGLGEQRVPVNIAGTRICDGEWLYADTDGILVSQIELSV, encoded by the exons ATGGCGTTTGTGACCACTGCTGAAGTATGTGACGCGAATCAAGAGCTGATTCGGAGTGGTCAGCTCCGAGCTTTGCAACCCATTTTTCAGATTTACGGCCGTAGACAAATATTCTCAGGACCAGTTGTTACTGTCAAAGTATTTGAAGACAATGGCTTAATCCGTCAGTTCCTCGAGGAGAAAG GAAACGGTAGAGTACTTGTGGTAGATGGTGGAGGTAGTCAACGATGTGCGATACTCGGAGGTAACCCCGTGGTTCAAGCTCAGAACAACGGATGGGCGGGAATCGTTGTGAACGGATGCATCAGAGACGTGGATGAGATCAACGGTTGTGATATAGGAGTGAGAGCTTTGGCTTCTCATCCGATAAAGGCGAGTAAGAAAGGACTTGGAGAACAAAGAGTTCCGGTTAATATTGCAGGGACTCGGATTTGTGATGGAGAATGGCTTTATGCAGATACTGATGGGATCCTTGTCTCCCAG ATTGAGTTATCCGTTTAA
- the LOC104735672 gene encoding putative 4-hydroxy-4-methyl-2-oxoglutarate aldolase 2 isoform X1, translating to MAFVTTAEVCDANQELIRSGQLRALQPIFQIYGRRQIFSGPVVTVKVFEDNGLIRQFLEEKGNGRVLVVDGGGSQRCAILGGNPVVQAQNNGWAGIVVNGCIRDVDEINGCDIGVRALASHPIKASKKGLGEQRVPVNIAGTRICDGEWLYADTDGILVSQIELSV from the exons ATGGCGTTTGTGACCACTGCTGAAGTATGTGACGCGAATCAAGAGCTGATTCGGAGTGGTCAGCTCCGAGCTTTGCAACCCATTTTTCAGATTTACGGCCGTAGACAAATATTCTCAGGACCAGTTGTTACTGTCAAAGTATTTGAAGACAATGGCTTAATCCGTCAGTTCCTCGAGGAGAAAG GAAACGGTAGAGTACTTGTGGTAGATGGTGGAGGTAGTCAACGATGTGCGATACTCGGAGGTAACCCCGTGGTTCAAGCTCAGAACAACGGATGGGCGGGAATCGTTGTGAACGGATGCATCAGAGACGTGGATGAGATCAACGGTTGTGATATAGGAGTGAGAGCTTTGGCTTCTCATCCGATAAAGGCGAGTAAGAAAGGACTTGGAGAACAAAGAGTTCCGGTTAATATTGCAGGGACTCGGATTTGTGATGGAGAATGGCTTTATGCAGATACTGATGGGATCCTTGTCTCCCAGATTGAGTTATCCGTTTAA
- the LOC104735673 gene encoding defensin-like protein 24 — protein sequence MAYSKIVIFVILALSLLLSGAETRNAVLPGSELFKMCCRNQPEFGTCDTREDDERCTKMCLDGCSTNKGGGCQPISAAPGSVCSCYC from the exons atggCCTACTCAAAAATCGTTATTTTTGTCATCCTAGCTCTGTCTCTTCTACTTTCCG GTGCTGAAACAAGAAACGCTGTGTTGCCTGGCAGCGAATTATTCAAAATGTGTTGCAGAAATCAGCCAGAATTTGGAACTTGTGATacaagagaagatgatgagagatGCACCAAGATGTGTCTTGATGGTTGTTCCACTAACAAAGGTGGTGGCTGTCAACCTATCTCTGCTGCCCCTGGTTCTGTTTGTTCATGTTACTGTTAA
- the LOC104735674 gene encoding defensin-like protein 24 — protein MAYSKIVIFAILALSLLLSGAETRNAVLPGSELFEKCCTDLPEFGNCETKKDDQRCKKMCLDGCSMNKGGACQPISAAFGPVCSCYC, from the exons atggcctACTCAAAAATCGTTATTTTTGCCATCCTAGCTCTGTCTCTTCTACTTTCCG GTGCTGAAACAAGAAACGCTGTGTTGCCTGGCAGCGAATTATTCGAAAAGTGTTGCACGGATCTGCCAGAATTTGGAAATTGTgagacaaaaaaagatgatcAGAGATGCAAAAAGATGTGTCTTGATGGTTGTTCCATGAACAAAGGTGGTGCCTGTCAACCTATCTCTGCTGCCTTTGGTCCTGTTTGTTCATGTTACtgttaa
- the LOC109128288 gene encoding defensin-like protein 24 — MAYSKIVIFAILALSLLLSGAETRNAVLPGSELFKMCCKNQPEFGTCDTKEDDERCTQMCLDGCSTNKGGGCQPISAAPGSVCSCYC; from the exons atggcctactcaaaaattgttatttttgccATCCTAGCTCTGTCTCTTCTACTTTCCG GTGCTGAAACAAGAAACGCTGTGTTGCCTGGCAGCGAATTATTCAAAATGTGTTGCAAAAATCAGCCAGAATTTGGAACTTGTGatacaaaagaagatgatgagagatGCACCCAGATGTGTCTTGATGGTTGTTCCACTAACAAAGGTGGTGGCTGTCAACCTATCTCTGCTGCCCCGGGTTCTGTTTGTTCATGTTACTgttaa
- the LOC104735675 gene encoding defensin-like protein 24: MAYSKFVIFAILALSLLLSGAETRKAVLPGSELFKMCCKNQPEFGTCDTKEDDERCTQMCLDGCSTNKGGGCQPISTAPGSVCSCYC; encoded by the exons atgGCCTACTcgaaatttgttatttttgccaTCCTAGCTCTGTCTCTTTTACTTTCCG GTGCTGAAACAAGAAAGGCTGTGTTGCCTGGCAGCGAATTATTTAAAATGTGTTGCAAAAATCAGCCAGAATTTGGAACTTGTGatacaaaagaagatgatgagagatGCACCCAGATGTGTCTTGATGGTTGTTCCACTAACAAAGGTGGTGGCTGTCAACCTATCTCTACTGCCCCTGGTTCTGTTTGTTCTTGTTACTgttaa
- the LOC104735676 gene encoding seipin-1-like — protein MIEQDNNLKIPEPLRADWFMVLVTIQADLIYNALLVLSSPLFLLYRSYRRAVSTVSAAEKAVKRAPSRIAGSAGQGVRRTWFGIMGACHVSMVMVLALILAVFIGVGIVSLYIEKPVVVRDRLFFDYTEENPSAVFSFDKRKRSFSVPVGHNVHVSLVLWMPESEINRRIGVFQLKVELLSLKGEAIARSSQPCMLRFRSKPIRLARTFVMSVPLVAGIANEAQTMRIDALKHQEKWPRTKAVRATLIPRAQTRTLPQLYEAEIVINSKPPWIKRMAYNWKWTLCVWTSMYLYLAILTAFLWCFRPVLFPYTASRTIEESETSVMEVVEEEHEHEVMDRRRRERRNQPRRRSFAATQKTYT, from the exons ATGATAGAACAGGACAACAACCTCAAAATCCCTGAACCATTACGAGCCGACTGGTTCATGGTTTTAGTCACCATCCAAGCCGATCTAATCTACAACGCACTACTGGTCTTATCTTCACCTCTCTTTCTCCTCTACCGCTCATACCGCCGCGCAGTCTCGACTGTCTCAGCAGCGGAAAAAGCGGTTAAACGGGCTCCATCGCGGATTGCGGGTAGTGCGGGGCAAGGTGTTAGGAGGACATGGTTTGGGATAATGGGTGCATGCCACGTGTCAATGGTGATGGTGTTGGCCTTAATTTTGGCGGTTTTTATCGGTGTTGGGATTGTGAGTTTGTATATAGAAAAGCCTGTGGTTGTGAGAGACAGGTTGTTCTTTGATTACACTGAAGAAAACCCAAGTGCGGTTTTTAGTTTCGATAAGAGGAAGAGATCGTTTAGTGTTCCTGTTGGTCATAATGTTCATGTCTCTTTAGTACTTTGGATGCCTGAATCCGAAATTAATCGAAGAATTGGGGTATTTCag TTGAAGGTAGAGCTTTTATCATTGAAAGGCGAGGCAATAGCGAGATCGAGCCAACCTTGTATGTTACGGTTCAGAAGCAAACCTATAAGACTTGCACGTACATTTGTTATGAGTGTTCCACTTGTAGCTGGAATAGCGAACGAAGCACAAACAATGAGAATCGATGCGTTAAAACACCAAGAGAAATGGCCCCGAACAAAAGCCGTGAGAGCCACTCTGATTCCACGTGCACAAACCCGGACATTGCCTCAGCTATACGAAGCTGAGATCGTTATAAACTCGAAACCGCCATGGATCAAACGAATGGCTTATAACTGGAAATGGACTCTTTGCGTATGGACTTCAATGTATCTTTACCTCGCTATTTTAACAGCGTTTCTATGGTGTTTTAGACCAGTTTTGTTCCCTTACACTGCCTCAAGAACCATCGAGGAGAGCGAAACCTCAGTGATGGAAGTAGTTGAAGAAGAACATGAACATGAAGTAATGGACAGAAGACGGAGGGAAAGAAGAAACCAGCCTCGTCGAAGAAGTTTTGCTGCGACACAGAAAACTTATACATAG